The following nucleotide sequence is from Archocentrus centrarchus isolate MPI-CPG fArcCen1 chromosome 18, fArcCen1, whole genome shotgun sequence.
cttgTTAGCTGTTGTTGTCTGGTAATTCAGCATGAGTGTACGCAGAAAAGTATTTAAAACGGTACATTTTCAAAGACAGGAGAAGAAATACTCCGAACATTGCTGTGTCCCACTTTGTTCGGCTTCGTCCAAATTTAACGGTGTTTTAAGTTTCCATAGTTTTCCGACTCAGTCCGACTTGAGAAAACGATGGCTGATAAACATACGCCGGGATGATTTCACTCTTACCGCTCACACTAAGGTCTGTAGCAGACACTTTGCCACTGATCAGCTCATAGAGCCAACGACCCCTGATGGTCGAAGAAGACTGATTAAAGGTGCTGTAACAACGCTTTTTGAGTGGAATGGCTTTAAAGTTGAGCCACTGCGGCGTAGTGTTTGGGAGAGAACAGAGCGACCCACTGAACTTGTCCATCTTGAGGAGCAGGAAGAGCAGGGTCTCTCAAATGATCATGACTACTGCTCAGTCCCTGAACCGTCTGCACTGGACATGTCTGCATCAGCTGCAGAAGACCTGTGTAAAGAGGTAGAGGATCTGAGGAAGGAAATACAGGAGCTGCGTGTCCAGCGTGAGTTTGGATTACAGCGGTTTGCTGGCTCCGACACCGACATCAGATTCTATACCAGGTACACCTAAGTTCTGTTCAAGCTAACTGTTTCAAATATACAAATTTCAGCATCACTTAAATCAGTGATTCTCAATCTGTGGGATGCAaacgacctgggagaaaagtaaTGTTAAGTTGAACATAAGATTAATTTTCATGGCATAACTGGGAAATCCCATCAGTATACGGCAGCAGGTACGTTAGCATAGCGGCTAGCGCTATTTTCCACCGTCTTTTGTTTACATAGAGCAGCAATGTCGTTTCGACCTGCAAAGTGGGACATGATGGAAaaggtttgagaaccactgagttaaattaaagtgtttcctgtcataataaaaacactgtatctagacacacacacatatatatctcATGTAGATGCATTAGTATTTAAGCAATATCCTAACGCTATAGATACAATACAGAACCAAATAGCTTCTTAAACATACTATCTGAAAGTTAAATAGCATACAATTTGAGACACTGGTTTAGTtgtcaaagctgacatcattttgctcagtgtgtggagcattaattaatgattgaaattatgtttttcttttttgtgaatAGATTTCCAAGCTATGACCATTTGATGGCATTTTGGTTTTTGATTGAGCCTTGCATTTATAAAATGGTCAGGGTCTCAAGAGCCAAATCAGCTGCCAAGAGGAATGAAGAAGTGGTGACACCTGCACGTTCATCAACAGTAAGTTATGCTGGTACTCAGATCTATGCATTTATATAGGTCTACATCCTAAAGGACTCAGCCTCCCTTACATACACCTGTGTGCTACAGTCCCCCACTGTTTACCCCATGGTATGGTATACATAACCATTAGAAAAcattcagccaaaaaaaaaaaaaaaaaaagcataatctTACTAGTTTGTAGCATAAGaagtaacattttcttttattttaacctcCCAGAGGCAGCTGCTCCAGCCAATCGATgagttctttctttttctcgtCTTCCTGTCGGTTGGTTTGAAGGAGAGGGACCTGGCACATCGATTCAACATACACCAGTCCACAGTGAGCCGTATTATTGCAACATGGACAAGTTTTCTTGCCACTGCACTGGGGTCTCAATGCATCTGGCTTACGCGTGCAGAAGTGCAGGCTTACCTCCCTGAGGAATTTAAAGATTTCCCAGACACCCAGGTCATCCTAGACTGTACAGAGCTGAGATGCCAAACACCATCCTCACCACTACTCCAAAGTGAAATGTACTCCTCATACAAATCCCACTGCACTATGAAAGCCCTGGTTGGCATAGCTCCACATGGTGCAGTGACATTCATCTCTGATCTGTATGGTGGTTCGATTAGTGATAAGGAGCTATTCAAGCAATCAGGCATCGCTGAGAAGTTGACCGAAGACATGGCAGTGATGGTTGATAAGGGCTTTCTAATCAGTGACTGCTGTAAGTGCAAAGTGTACTGTCCACCTTTCCTGTCTAAGCAGAAGCAGATGCCAGCATACCAGGTTAAGGAGACACAGGCCATAGCCAGACTGAGAGTACATGTGGAGCGAGTCATTAGGAggataaaacagaacaaacgTTTTGATGGCATCATCACCTTATCACATGTCTACAACATCAACCAGCTGTTTGCAGTGGCATGTATGCTTTCAAATTACCAGAATACAGCTTTAGTTAAAAAATGGGTTAAGTGAGCCACAAGACACCAGAATGCAATGCAAGGAGCTTATTGTCACCAtcctaaaattaattttatttttgcctaaatcatcaaatttttaatatttggttcagttttgttttttgaaaaaagTTACTTAGGCtattattttaggagggtgacttTATGGAAATTGGCCTGCAGCTGAAGCCCCTACAGTCAGCTGACAAAATCTGATTACAGAACTTATACTTGGATGTTGATAGTTGAGTTCTAGTTATT
It contains:
- the LOC115796754 gene encoding uncharacterized protein LOC115796754 produces the protein MSASAAEDLCKEVEDLRKEIQELRVQREFGLQRFAGSDTDIRFYTRFPSYDHLMAFWFLIEPCIYKMVRVSRAKSAAKRNEEVVTPARSSTRQLLQPIDEFFLFLVFLSVGLKERDLAHRFNIHQSTVSRIIATWTSFLATALGSQCIWLTRAEVQAYLPEEFKDFPDTQVILDCTELRCQTPSSPLLQSEMYSSYKSHCTMKALVGIAPHGAVTFISDLYGGSISDKELFKQSGIAEKLTEDMAVMVDKGFLISDCCKCKVYCPPFLSKQKQMPAYQVKETQAIARLRVHVERVIRRIKQNKRFDGIITLSHVYNINQLFAVACMLSNYQNTALVKKWVK